One genomic window of Pyxidicoccus trucidator includes the following:
- a CDS encoding ABC transporter permease, producing MSQLLQDVRLSLRRMRREFAFTLVVVATLALAIGATTSVFSVVYQVLLRPLPYAAPEQLVRLFQSSPQRERMGVSLHALQAWRERTPSFLGLEGMTLRDFTLTGDGPAERVRAARATAGLLSMLGVRPVFGQTFGPETEVAGRDQVVLLSHELWQRRFGGSPDVVGRTLLLSGKVYTVLGVLPAGFRLAPGVDAWTPLALDLAGGERPEALWLRALGRLRPGVSVERAREELAGVAASMAHEAAYAEEAPGVRLFPLHAQVVESTREPLWLLAGVVALVLLVACANVANLLLARASAREREVSVRAALGAGRAQLMRQFLVESVLLALAGGAAGLLLALWGLDLLRALIPGEVLPPESLRLEPHMLAIAAGLSLLTSLLFGLVPALRAARADGRGALGGLRGGRGATGQGRARAVLVVVQVALALVPLVGAGLMLRTLHSLYSVPLGFEPRGVTVADVFVPREKYPDVESRRGVLASVLERVRGLPGVQSAGLASTVPLWGRTGLASVLLPGEPAAVADTRELSHFRTASDGYFATLGMPIKEGRGIEASDGAGTAPVAVVNETFARRYFPGRSAVGQRVKLTLDGESFREVVGVVGDVHHDSVDEAPASEVYLPVGQFEVLYMLLTVRSTQGLDVLAPVLRQELRAVDPDLPLVQLRSMVDLVDASLGSTQVLGTLLVAMAVLGLVLAGVGLYGVLAYSVSQRTRELGIRIALGATDGQLVWLVVRQGVRLAALGVVLGLVGAAMLARSLASQLHGVDTFDAFTFGGVPLLLGAVALLASWLPARRALSVPPNEALRGDG from the coding sequence ATGTCCCAGCTCCTCCAGGACGTCCGCCTCTCCCTGCGCCGGATGCGGCGCGAGTTCGCCTTCACCCTGGTGGTCGTCGCCACGCTGGCGCTGGCCATTGGGGCCACCACCTCCGTCTTCAGCGTGGTGTACCAGGTGCTGCTGCGGCCGCTGCCGTACGCCGCGCCGGAGCAGCTCGTCCGCCTGTTCCAGTCGAGTCCCCAGAGGGAGCGCATGGGCGTGTCGCTTCACGCCCTCCAGGCGTGGCGTGAGCGCACACCTTCCTTCCTGGGACTGGAGGGAATGACGCTGCGCGACTTCACGCTCACCGGGGACGGGCCGGCGGAGCGCGTGCGCGCAGCGCGAGCGACGGCGGGGCTGCTGTCGATGCTCGGCGTGAGGCCCGTTTTCGGGCAGACGTTCGGCCCCGAGACGGAGGTGGCCGGGCGCGACCAGGTCGTCCTGCTGTCCCATGAGCTCTGGCAACGCCGCTTCGGCGGAAGCCCGGACGTGGTGGGGCGGACGCTGCTCCTCAGCGGCAAGGTCTACACGGTGCTGGGCGTCCTGCCCGCGGGCTTCCGCCTCGCTCCAGGCGTGGACGCGTGGACCCCGCTGGCCCTGGACCTCGCGGGAGGAGAGCGCCCGGAGGCCCTCTGGTTGCGAGCCCTGGGCCGCCTCCGTCCCGGCGTCTCGGTGGAGCGTGCGAGGGAGGAACTGGCGGGGGTGGCCGCGTCGATGGCTCACGAGGCGGCCTATGCGGAGGAGGCCCCCGGCGTGCGCCTGTTCCCCCTGCACGCGCAGGTGGTGGAGTCCACGCGAGAGCCGCTCTGGTTGCTGGCCGGCGTGGTGGCGCTGGTGCTGCTCGTGGCCTGCGCCAACGTGGCAAACTTGCTGCTGGCCCGGGCCAGCGCGAGGGAGCGAGAGGTGTCGGTGCGCGCCGCCCTTGGCGCGGGCCGCGCGCAGTTGATGCGGCAGTTCCTGGTGGAGAGCGTCCTGCTCGCGCTCGCGGGGGGCGCGGCGGGGCTGCTGCTGGCCCTGTGGGGCCTGGACCTGCTGCGTGCGCTGATTCCGGGCGAGGTACTGCCTCCCGAGTCGTTGCGGCTGGAGCCTCACATGCTGGCCATTGCCGCGGGGCTGTCTTTGCTCACCAGCCTCCTGTTCGGCCTGGTGCCGGCGCTGCGGGCCGCGCGTGCCGACGGGCGTGGGGCGCTCGGGGGCCTGCGGGGAGGCCGGGGTGCCACGGGGCAGGGGCGCGCTCGCGCCGTGCTGGTGGTGGTGCAGGTGGCGCTGGCGCTGGTGCCGCTGGTGGGGGCGGGGTTGATGCTGCGCACCCTCCACTCGCTGTACTCGGTGCCCCTGGGCTTCGAGCCTCGCGGTGTCACCGTCGCGGACGTGTTCGTTCCCAGGGAGAAGTACCCGGACGTCGAGTCTCGGCGCGGAGTCCTCGCCTCGGTGCTGGAGCGGGTGCGCGGGCTTCCGGGCGTGCAGTCCGCGGGCCTGGCCAGCACGGTGCCGCTGTGGGGACGTACCGGCCTGGCCTCGGTGCTGTTGCCCGGCGAGCCCGCCGCCGTGGCGGACACCCGGGAGCTGAGCCACTTCCGCACCGCGAGCGACGGCTACTTCGCCACCCTGGGCATGCCCATCAAGGAAGGGCGCGGAATCGAGGCCTCGGATGGTGCGGGCACGGCGCCCGTGGCGGTCGTCAACGAGACCTTCGCCCGGCGTTACTTTCCCGGCCGGAGCGCGGTGGGGCAGCGCGTGAAGCTGACGCTCGACGGCGAGTCCTTCCGCGAGGTGGTGGGCGTGGTGGGGGACGTCCACCACGACAGCGTCGACGAGGCGCCGGCCTCCGAGGTGTACCTGCCGGTGGGGCAGTTCGAGGTGCTGTACATGCTGCTCACCGTCCGGTCCACGCAGGGGCTGGACGTGCTGGCGCCCGTGCTGCGGCAGGAGCTCCGCGCGGTGGACCCTGACCTGCCGCTGGTCCAGCTCCGCTCCATGGTGGACCTGGTGGACGCGAGCCTCGGGAGCACGCAGGTGCTGGGCACGCTGCTGGTCGCCATGGCCGTGCTCGGGCTGGTGCTGGCGGGCGTGGGGCTGTACGGCGTGCTGGCCTACTCGGTGAGCCAGCGCACCCGGGAGCTGGGCATCCGCATCGCGCTGGGCGCGACGGACGGTCAGCTGGTGTGGCTGGTGGTGCGGCAGGGCGTCCGGCTCGCCGCGCTGGGCGTCGTCCTGGGGCTGGTGGGCGCGGCCATGCTCGCGCGGAGCCTGGCCAGCCAGCTCCATGGCGTGGACACGTTCGACGCGTTTACCTTCGGAGGGGTGCCCCTGCTGCTCGGGGCGGTGGCGCTGCTGGCGAGCTGGCTGCCCGCCCGCCGCGCCTTGAGCGTGCCGCCCAACGAGGCGCTCCGAGGGGACGGCTGA
- a CDS encoding DUF2716 domain-containing protein, whose amino-acid sequence MEAVSPPEAQAWFLLNGDDETASLEHPWPAPREGDVQFVIDEALAGLSRDAQLALYQDLAEKMLAAFRALIPPEGWLYALDYHHTSYRLFPHVPFETGATLEEMTGNYNAEHFAQAQQGIHPPPFAERWPVSIHADGDPQHYFAPPDFRFVFAARYNVRNREGGGLLEVETYELRGRDLVDAVERNLPELFRRGRRSPLHE is encoded by the coding sequence ATGGAGGCTGTGAGTCCGCCCGAGGCCCAGGCCTGGTTCCTCCTCAATGGCGACGACGAGACCGCCTCGCTGGAGCACCCGTGGCCCGCGCCACGGGAGGGAGACGTCCAGTTCGTCATCGACGAAGCGCTGGCCGGCCTGTCACGCGATGCGCAGCTCGCGCTGTACCAGGACCTGGCCGAGAAGATGCTCGCCGCCTTCCGGGCCCTCATTCCGCCGGAGGGGTGGCTCTATGCGCTGGACTACCACCACACGAGCTACCGCCTCTTCCCGCACGTCCCCTTCGAGACGGGCGCGACGCTGGAGGAGATGACCGGCAACTACAACGCGGAGCACTTCGCGCAGGCCCAGCAGGGCATCCACCCGCCTCCCTTCGCGGAGCGGTGGCCGGTGAGCATCCACGCCGACGGCGACCCCCAGCACTACTTCGCGCCGCCCGACTTCCGCTTCGTCTTCGCCGCCCGCTACAACGTCCGCAACCGCGAAGGGGGCGGCCTCCTCGAAGTGGAGACGTACGAGCTGCGGGGACGCGACCTCGTCGACGCCGTCGAGCGCAACCTGCCGGAGCTCTTCCGGCGTGGGCGCCGCAGCCCGCTCCACGAATGA
- a CDS encoding serine hydrolase — protein MNGIKAGILCMLVAWVWIVPTAGAATKSQEIDRLVTKFHQLRKFNGTVLVADEKGLVLKKGYGSANFEWQVPNTPDTKFRIGSVTKQFTSMVIMQLVAEGKLTLDDKVTKHLPDYRKDTGDRITIAQLLHHTTGLPNYTSAPGFFENESRTPYPVADFVRKFCSGDLEFEPGSKMAYSNSGYFLLGAIIEKVTGQTYAQALQQRIFDPLGMKSSGYDVSATVLPKRASGYTTTPSGYVNAPYLDMGIPHAAGAMYSTVEDLYRWDRALYLDTLLPAALKERMFTPALNDYALGWVRGSVKLHDDKTELASISHNGGINGFSSLLVRVPDKKEVVILLDNTSRGPLMELATGALSILHGIPPRQPRASIGELVVTTLEKSSVTEAIARYRTLKATKADAYDFSANELNNAGYRLLRSGRVPDAIEVFKLNVEMFPADANTYDSLGEAYLTNGNKELAITNYRRSLELDPANTNAVDALKKLQAPAATR, from the coding sequence ATGAACGGCATCAAGGCGGGCATCCTGTGCATGCTCGTGGCGTGGGTGTGGATTGTCCCTACCGCCGGAGCGGCGACGAAGTCACAGGAGATTGATCGGCTCGTCACGAAGTTCCACCAGCTGCGCAAGTTCAACGGCACCGTGCTCGTGGCGGATGAGAAGGGCCTCGTCCTCAAGAAGGGCTATGGCTCCGCGAACTTCGAGTGGCAGGTGCCGAATACGCCCGACACGAAGTTCCGTATCGGCTCCGTCACGAAGCAGTTCACGTCGATGGTCATCATGCAGCTCGTCGCCGAGGGGAAGCTCACGCTCGACGACAAGGTGACGAAGCACCTTCCCGACTACCGGAAGGACACCGGGGACCGCATCACCATCGCCCAGCTGTTGCACCACACCACCGGCCTCCCCAACTACACGTCGGCGCCCGGCTTCTTCGAGAACGAGTCGCGCACCCCCTACCCCGTGGCGGACTTCGTGAGGAAGTTCTGCAGCGGAGACCTCGAGTTCGAGCCCGGCTCGAAGATGGCGTACAGCAACTCCGGCTACTTCCTGCTCGGCGCCATCATCGAGAAAGTCACGGGACAGACGTACGCGCAGGCTCTCCAGCAGCGCATCTTCGACCCGCTGGGGATGAAGAGCTCCGGCTACGACGTGTCCGCGACGGTGCTGCCGAAGCGCGCGAGCGGCTACACGACGACTCCCAGCGGGTACGTCAACGCGCCCTACCTCGACATGGGGATCCCCCATGCCGCCGGCGCGATGTATTCGACGGTGGAGGACCTCTACCGCTGGGACCGGGCGCTGTACCTCGACACGCTGCTTCCCGCGGCGCTCAAGGAGCGGATGTTCACCCCGGCCCTGAACGACTATGCCCTGGGGTGGGTCCGGGGGTCGGTCAAGCTGCACGATGACAAGACGGAGCTCGCCAGCATCAGCCACAACGGTGGCATCAACGGCTTCAGCTCCCTGCTGGTCCGCGTGCCCGACAAGAAGGAAGTCGTCATCCTCCTGGACAACACCTCGCGCGGCCCCCTCATGGAGCTGGCGACTGGAGCGCTGAGCATCCTTCACGGCATCCCGCCCCGGCAGCCCCGGGCGTCCATCGGGGAGCTGGTGGTGACGACCCTCGAGAAGTCGTCCGTCACGGAGGCCATCGCCCGCTACCGGACCCTGAAGGCCACGAAGGCGGACGCGTACGACTTCTCCGCGAACGAGCTGAACAACGCCGGCTATCGGCTGCTGCGCTCCGGGCGCGTGCCGGACGCCATCGAGGTCTTCAAGCTGAACGTGGAGATGTTCCCCGCCGACGCGAACACCTACGACAGCCTGGGCGAGGCGTACCTCACCAACGGGAACAAGGAGCTGGCCATCACGAACTACCGCCGGTCCTTGGAGCTGGACCCCGCCAATACCAACGCGGTGGACGCGCTCAAGAAGCTCCAGGCGCCGGCCGCCACGCGCTGA